The Lepidochelys kempii isolate rLepKem1 chromosome 5, rLepKem1.hap2, whole genome shotgun sequence genome window below encodes:
- the SLC46A2 gene encoding solute carrier family 46 member 2 isoform X2, with the protein MVGGMAVRTWIEPVVAGAQVASSFYDTGLLLVVKNYYNWTSSTSPAHMLEDLQQKAVSDFYIIYNLILGLSPLLTAYGLTKLGDKKNRKLTICLPLLGYLVSRSLLLLLILLEWPIEVLYGAAALNGLTGGFTTYWAGVMALGSLGSSEHRRSLRLIVIELTYGMAGFLGSIASGHIFVHSHISYQQGTVLVACSIACYAFCFFYSVFVLKVPMPEGTCPASLAHSKPKDIDQPDSQLPEDEGTAGNSGSCENEGRSPLAPSKLIIAMLFIGAVLYDLAVVGAMDVLPLFLLKKPLSWGPVEIGYGNAAGYMIFITSFLGVFVFSKYLRDTTMIIIGILSFSIGILIMAFVRQTFLFYIARAIMLFALIPLPTIRSLLSKHVQGSSYGE; encoded by the exons ATGGTCGGAGGGATGGCGGTGAGGACCTGGATTGAGCCCGTGGTAGCTGGTGCCCAGGTAGCCAGCTCCTTTTACGACACAGGGCTGCTGCTAGTGGTGAAGAACTACTACAACTGGACCAGCTCAACCTCCCCGGCGCACATGCTTGAGGATCTACAGCAGAAAGCTGTCTCTGACTTCTACATCATCTACAACTTGATTCTGGGCCTGAGCCCCTTGTTGACGGCCTACGGCCTGACAAAGCTTGGCGACAAGAAGAACAGGAAGCTCACCATTTGCTTACCTCTCCTCGGCTATCTAGTCTCCAGGTCCCTCCTGCTCCTCTTAATCCTGCTGGAGTGGCCTATTGAGGTGTTGTATGGGGCGGCGGCCTTAAACGGTCTGACGGGAGGTTTCACCACCTACTGGGCTGGCGTCATGGCTCTGGGGTCTCTGGGCTCCTCCGAGCACAGGAGGTCTCTGCGGCTGATTGTTATCGAGCTGACCTATGGGATGGCGGGCTTCTTGGGAAGCATAGCGTCTGGGCACATCTTTGTCCATTCCCACATAAGTTATCAACAGGGCACCGTGCTAGTGGCCTGCAGCATTGCCTGCTATGCCTTCTGCTTCTTCTACAGCGTCTTTGTTCTGAAAGTCCCTATGCCTGAAGGCACCTGCCCAGCTTCCCTAGCTCACAGCAAACCCAAGGACATAGATCAGCCTGACAGCCAGCTACCAGAGGATGAAGGAACTGCAGGGAATTCAGGTTCCTGTGAGAACGAGGGGCGCAGCCCCCTGGCACCATCAAAACTCATCATTGCAATGCTCTTCATCGGGGCAGTCTTGTATGACCTAGCAGTTGTGGGAGCCATGGATGTGCTTCCGCTGTTTTTGCTTAAGAAACCTTTGAGCTGGGGCCCAGTGGAGATTGGCTATGGCAATGCTGCTGGCTACATGATCTTTATTACCAGTTTCCTGGGGGTTTTTGTGTTCTCCAAGTATTTAAGGGACACGACTATGATCATCATTGGGATACTGTCCTTCAGCATTGGCATTCTCATCATGGCCTTTGTGCGACAGACATTCCTGTTCTACATTG cTCGGGCCATAATGCTGTTTGCTCTCATCCCCTTACCAACCATCAGATCTCTGTTATCCAAACATGTACAAGGATCGTCCTATGGTGAGTAa